In Pan paniscus chromosome 1, NHGRI_mPanPan1-v2.0_pri, whole genome shotgun sequence, the DNA window CGCGTTTGAGTCAGAGCTGTGCAGTGGTCCTTTCTGCAGCTGCTCAAGCGGGAGAGGagtcagggaggaggaggaggacatcTGACCCTTGCAGCTTACCGTCCAGTTGACGATGAGCTCTCCGGGGGCTCCACCTCCTCCGCTGAGTCCTGAGGGTGCCACCGAGGGGGCTGTCAAGCGCCAAGGGACACCGATATGGCTTGTTAATGagcaaggaaaaaatgaaagcccTGAGCCTGTGCCTGTAGAGCATCGTAAGATGGGAACCCCTTCAACTGGGCCCTGGGTTTGCCCCCCAGTGGTCCCTCTGAAcataggctttggagtcaggcagtCCTGAAATCAAATCCcacctctgccatttactagctgtgcttccctgggcaagttacttaacctttctgagcctctgaTTCTCTTCTCCATGAAGATAATCATGTTTCTCTCAGAGGCCATAATGAGAATGAAATTAGACAAGACGGTGGTTAGTATAGAGCAGATGATGCACACATGATCATTGTCCTCCTTACTCCATCAACTTAAACTAAATCACAGAGACCAACTctcatttgctttaaaataaggGGAATAAATAACCCAGAACTGCAGttaatgcaaacaaacaaacaaacaaaacaaactactTTTGGGCTCCAGGGtgatatattatctatttttctttttgttgcagaTTTAATCTCCTAATTGTCTCTAGTATTAAACAAGGCTGATATtaaaacaggaatttatttcatcAGCTCCTGCAGCTTGGCAGAAAGTAACTTGGCTGGGGGTCAAAATATTTCCGCAGAGAATCCAGCAGCTGGAGATTTTTCACTTGCTTCTGATGACAATAGTTTAGGACCGTGTAATTTGCAAGAGGTACTTAAACACATTGGCCATTTGATCCTGTGAGGTGGGTGTTATTATTGCCCTTTTCAGGGTGgaaagactgaggcccagagcagTTAAtcaacttgcctaaggtcacacagttaatacATGGCACAGGTAGAATCTGAACTCAGCCCTTCTCATTTTAAAGCCCGTTATGTTTCCTTTGCATCACAGCTGTCTTTGTGCTCCTCAGCTCCTGGGAtactattaatagaataaaggagtCCCCTCATTTCTCCACATTTGACCCTCCAAGAAGTTCAGGATCAATCAAAGAAAGTGCTGCCTCTGGAATTTCTTACTCAGGAGAGGTACCAGCTAAAAATGTTGAGTGATTCTAGAAAAAGGGCCTGGAGAGTCAGTCTGGGGCATGTAGGAGAACATGTTTCAGGCAGACAAGAAGGTGGACCCTCACTACACATCCAGTGCAACAGGTCTGTAGAGGAGGTGAGGCAGGGTCCTTAATCTATGCTCCTGGTCCCAGGATCCCCGGGCTCTCATTCCAGGCCTTCCCCTGCGAATGGCTCGGAGATGGGCAGGAGCCTCTCAGCAGATGCTGACTGGAGCCTGTGCCTCCCCCACTCTCTCCTGGGTTcctttctccccctccttccccactcAAGTTCTGACACCCACACGCTTTTTGCTGAGGGTTGTGGGCAGGTTATTCATTCCATCTGCTCCCAAAGAAACCATCTAAAGGCTTGGAGACACTGGCTGCTTCCCTAGCCCCCtgcacagaacacacacacatctttcacTTCAactgatttccattttttctttctttcttttttttttttttgagatggagtcttgctctgtcgcccaggctggagtgcagtggtgcaatcttggctcactgcaacctccacctcccgggttcaagcgattctcctgcttcagcctcccgagtagctgggatttacaggtgtgtgtcaccacacctggctaatttttgtatttttagtagagacggggtttcaccatgttggccaggctggtctcaaacttctgacctcaggtgatctgcccgcctcggcctcccaaagtgctgggattacaggcttgagccactgtgcccagccagcattaACTGATTTCTGTAGTGCATACTCTTCCAGGAAGACATCTGTCTACCACCCCAtggtcctgggttcaagtccaagCTCTGTcaatgtgactcttcctttctccGAACTTTGgtttttccacttttaaaaattaaacttaaaaaaattatagatgcACATGCAGTTGTAAGGTTGGccagtttttaaatgaggagTTTGGACTAGATGGTTTGTCCATGCAGTGGCCCTGGTCCCAACTTGGTGTTCTGTCCTCCTCTGTTTTGTGAGAGTCTGAACCCTGTGAGCAGGGTTGGAACTCAGCATAATTACGGCTGGCTTGGCATTCCCTATAAGTGGTGCCAGGGTCTCTGCCCTGATGATAGCTTTTTGGGACACACAGGACTCTCACCTGCTTCCCTGGTCCGGATTTTGCTGGAGGGCCCACTAGGCTCCCCAGTGCCCAGAATGTTGCTGGCTATGACCCGGAACTCATAGTCCATCCAGGGGGTGAGGCCCAGCACCTGTGCAGTCTCGGCATTGCCCTCGATGTTTGCAGGATCTGCAAGGCACCAGGGAGTCCATATTCCAGCATTCGCTTATTCATCTGGGTGCAGAGGGCAGGCACTGGCCTGAATCACCCCTTATCTACCCAGCCCTCACTTCGGTACTTGCCATATACTAAGCACTCAGTACCTTTTTCAGAAATGATTGAAAAACTACTCAATTTCCCTGTCTTGGTGCCTCTGCCAATGCTGTGTGCACGCCTACGCCCCTATGTCCCCACGAATATTTTCATTGCTCCAGTAACAATCCTACCAATTCTTCAAGGGCATAGACCAAGCGCCTCCTCTTCTAACTCTTTCCCGACTCTCCTACTTTCTGTGTGACtgtcttcctgcctgcctgcatgCTCTCTGCTGGCAGAGGACAGATCTTGTCCCTTTTTGAAGCTCCAGGCTCAGCCCTGGCCCTCAGACCCCGATCCCCAAACCTTGACCCTTTCCACCTCCTACACCCAGTCGAGCCTTATCAGCACTGACCCAGGTGGGGCTCACACTTACTGGTCCGAACCTGCTTCCACTTCCCTGCAGGTGGAGTGCGAGCTTGCAGGGTGTACTTAGCGATGGGGCTGTGGTTGTCGAAGCCACGGCTCCAGCTGAGCTGGATGGTGGTGTCGCCAATGTCCCTCACCACCACACCTCCTGGGGGACCTGGCGGACCTGCACCAAGAGGTCAGAGCACAGTGGGTCAGAATTGGGCAGCTTCCAATTTGAGCCAACCTCCTCCCAGCCAGGCTTGAGCTGGTACAGTACCAAGACAGGGCAGCAGAGGGCGCAGTGAACACACACCCAGGCGGGAGGGCGGGCAAGGGGTGTGGGCAGTTGGGGCGGGTGCCAGTTGGAGGATGGAGGGGTGTGTCTCAAGGCTGGGGGAGCTCACAGAGGCTGTCACATGGAGAGGTGCATAGATCTCCCAGCACTAGGCTTTGAAAACTTCAGGGCTCAGTAAAGCACTCCTGTCTTGGGATGTGTTTAGGAGtggattttttaaactttgacTTTGGAAGAAAAATGTCCTGATCATTTAGGACCTGTGAAGAACCACAGGGTATATCCAGCTCACAGGAGTTCCGCCAGAAGCCCTTCCCCGCAGCtttgagggaagggaggggagatggGGCGAGCAGGTCAGAACAGCCCAGCTGGGCTTTAAGGGAGTTGGGGTAGGGGTAGAGGTGGGAAACCCCTCACCTCGGACCAGGACTGTGGCCTCCTTGGACGCGCTGTCCACCACCGTCTGGGCCATGCATGTGTACTTCCCCCCATGGCGCAGCTGGGCATTCAGGATGGTCAGATCCCCAATGGTCTCCTTCTGCACACGGGGACAGTTAGGGGCAGCAGGTCAGACCACCGGCCCTGACCAGTGCAGCAGGCCATGAGACATGAGGCAGGGCTTGGGAGTCCCCTACTCCATGACATCCATGGACCCCACTGGATCTCAGTTTTCCTGTCTGTTCAATGGGAGGAATCACGACTCATCACTTAGAACCACTGGGGACTAAACAACAAAGTTTGTTTCAGGAGACAGTCAATGACTGTCCACATTAATAATATCATTTGCCCTAGGGGGCAGGCTAACAAGAACAGTAGTGGGAGTGTCTTGGTGGCTGCCCACAACTCCAGGTTTGTCCCTAACCCTCTCCTAAATGCATGGTCCCTGGGTGGAATCCAGGAAGGTCGGCTGTTCATCCAAGGATGAGCTTGCCATGTGTGGGCCTGAGGGAATGGGGACGCTTAGGCTATGGGTTTCTTAAAGGTGGGGATGGCTAAGGACATCTTGGGGCCCCTGTCTCTCTAGAAGGAGGGAGAAGCCATGGGGCTCTGGCCCTAGGTCTCACCACATTAGTTCTCCGGTAGTGCCCTCCAGGCTTATCAAAGTCGATGGGGAAGTCGTCCAGGGTCCAGGTGAAGGTGAGGTCCATGGTGGGGTCGTGGGAGGCATGGCACTGTAGGGTCAGGTTGTCACCCAAGTTGATGTCGGCACTTGAGGGGGCTAGAGTGATTTTGGTTGCATCTGCCAAGAAAAACAAGGCCCTTGGGTGGATGGGGGAGGAAATGGGCCCAGGCCGGGTCTGCAGGGCAGGCTGAGAGGCTCTGTCCTAAGGCCCAGCAAAGAGAAGAGGTGGTGTGACCCACAGGTCCCAACTGCCCAGGACTGCATGAGTGTGTGGCAGGCAGGGAGGCATGACCAGAGTCTCAGTGGTGGCCAGGGGGTGGTCCCAAGCAAAACTGAATCCTGGGGTGGCCTTGACACCAAACTAGGAGCAATGTGGACACAGGAGCAGGATGATGGGGAGGACAGTACCCTGAGGAGGCTGAGCCCCCGGCCTACCCACATGGCAGCCCTCACCTCGCACAGATAGGATTCCAGTGCTGTTGGCTTTGCCCATGAAGTTCTCAGCAAAGCAGGTGTATTTGCCTTCATCTGACCGGCTGATGTTTCTTATGATCAAGGTGCCATCTGGAGTTACAGTCACTCTGTGGCAAGGACAAGGCAGATGTGGCCAACTCAGGCATGGTTGTCCCTGGGGCTGGCCAACTCCTGTGACTGTTGTCACAGGAGGGGAATTGGCCTCCATGGAGAATGAGGAGGAGCAGGAACTGTGCAGGGTGGGGTGTGGGTGGTACCTGCTGCTGTTGACCAAAATCTCCGTGCCTTTGCTCCAGAGCACCACAGCCTTTGGAGCTGCCCGGGGCTGGCAGGGGATAACGATCTCTCCCCCGCGGGCCGCGGGGATCAGACGCCTCACGGGATTCAGCCTGAAGTCAGGGGCGAGTGCTAGAAGGAAAGGGGAGAGCCACAGAGAAAAGTACTGTCACCCTTGATTAAGACGTTACTTGGCGTGCCCTTTGAGGCCACGCCATGAGTGACTCCTATTAGCACCTCTTCCAGAATGCATCCAGAACCAAGCCCTTTTTTCTCTGGCCTAAGCTATCAAATCTCCTGCCTGGACTATTGACAACGCGCCCTGCTCCGCCCCTCACCACCACCCCTGCCACCCCACATCAGTCTTCCTGTTTCTGCACCTTCCTTCTACAATCTTTTCTCCACCCAGTTGGGAATGAACAGCTTTTTCAACTCACACTCAGTGAAGCCCGGCTCTTCACAAATAAGTCTCCACCTTTCCAATCGCATCTTGCTCCACTCTATCCCCCATTCATTATGTTCCAATCACCtagccttttttttctctctctctcttttgaagtTGTGAAGTCTTTTCCTGCCTCCAGAGCTTTGCACTTGCTGTAAATCTTGCCTGGAAATTCCCCAGATCTTCACGCGGCTGGCTTCTTAACATTCAGGTCACAGTCTAAATGAGACTTCCTGAGAGAGGACTTCTCTGACCACCCCACCTAACAGGCCCATCTCACGCCCATCACTCtactgggttttcttttctttctttctttctttctttttcttttcttttctttcttcttcttttttttttttttaaagataagtcttgctgtgttgcccaggctggagtgcaatggcacaatctcagctcactgcagcctctgcctccagggctcaagtgattctcctgcctcagcctcctgtgtagctgggactacacgtgtgtgctaccatgcctggctaaattttgtgtttttcatagacatggggtttcaccatgttgcccaggctggtctcgaactcctgagcttgaggAGATCCACTCAcccctgccttccaaagtgctgggattacacaggcatgagccactgcaccctgcctggaTTTTCTTTATACTATATTTGATGGCTAGCTGAAATTATTTAATTGTTTGATTTGGGGTTTATTTGTCCCTTTCCCTCTACTGGATTGTAAGCTACTTAAAGGCGGAGACCGTATCTTTTATATTCATCCCCTGTGCAGTGTTGAGTAAGTAGTGGTTGAATGGATGAAGGAACAAATGAATGCTTCTTAGCAAAGCTTCACTAAAACCTGATGTGGTGGGTATCACTGtgtccattttatggatgaggaaactgaggctcagtgagctCAAGTCACACAACTAAATATTAGCACTGGCTCACATTTCCCGGGCACCTGCTGTATGGTGGGCAGGCCCTTTATGCTGTACCTCTTTCATCTCACTTGTTCCATACAGCAGCCCAGGAGGGCAGGACTATTATTGCCTATATTTTATAATcaagaaactgaaacacagaaacactaagtaacttgccaaagctCACATAGCTGAAAGGGTTGGGTTACACAAATCTGATtgatttggtttctgtttttttcactcactgcagcaaacatttactgtgtgccagacatggAACAAGTCAGAGACCCTGCCCTCTGGCAGCTGTCAACCCTGtgtctcatttcctttcttaaaTCTCTGAGTTCTCCTACTTAGAAACTGTTGGAAAACCAAGGAAAATGGCCACAgggtatatgcatgtgtgtttggAAACACCTAAACTCAGAGCTCTGAAAGCCACCATATGCATGTCCTTGGGATGTCCCCTGCCTCCCTGGGCCCCTTACCTTGCACGGCTAGCTCGGCGCTGGCGTAGATGGTACCATGCTTATTCTCTGCCACACACTGGTACATGCCCGAGTCCTCCAGGCTCAGCTTGGAGAACCGCAGGTCCCCGGCCAACACCTCCACCCGGTTCTGTGCAGAAGAGCCCAGAGCCCAGGGGGATCAGGACCACGGGAGCCACAGGGAGGAGGGGTTGGCAGGGGTGGGAGCAGTGGAGACTCTAGGCTGATAATCCCTAGAGGATATGGCTCATATGTCCAGTCCTACCTCAGGGCCACCTGGAACCTCAGGATGCAGATTACCCAGGCCTCCCCAAAGCTGGAAGGGTGAGGTGACCCAGTCAGGACCACATCACTTCTTTTGTGGCTGAACTGTGCCTGGATCCAGGCCTAGCCTGTGACAGTGGGACTGGGATGGGAAGAAGTCCTTAGGTGGTCCTAGGACCACCCTGTGACACCCTAATTAGCCCAGAGGGGCTACTAGTGGTGCAGGGGAAGTTCTGGGCGGGGGAGGGAACCAAGTGAGCAGAGGACAGTTGTGATGTGTGGGGGGAAGCCCCATGTCTCCTACCTGGGAGGCCAGAGGCTCCCCGTTCCGCAGCCAGCGCACTGTAGGCCGGGGCTTGCCGGCGGCTGCACAGCCCCAACGCAGGTTGGAGCCAATGTCAGCCTCTGTGTCCGAGATCACTTTTAGCCACTCAGGCTGAGCTGTGGGAGCCCGGAAGAGAAAACCTGGCATGAGCTAGGAGGAGCTTCCGCTCattaaaaggaacagaaaatcagGGCAGCAGTACCTGTGCCAGACAGCAGAGGGCGCCATGAGCATTCTGAGATGGAGAGGACAAAGAGGAGGGGGCAGGAAGAAGGAGGCACAAGAAAGCTGGCACTCTGTGGTTGTGCCAGTGGCTGCTTTTGCAACTTAAATCATTCTGGAGCCTCCTGTGTGCTTTCTGCACCCCTGACTGAAGCTCTGAGGTGACCACAGCACTAGCCTCCTCTGGTCCCAGACTCAGTGCAGTCCTAGGGCAAGCAGGCTCATGCAGGGGGCCTCCCAGTCTCCTCCCTGACTTTTGGGTCTGTTTCCTTGGGGACAAGGGTGAAGGTGGGAAGGGGGGTCGGGAGGGGCGGAGAAGGTGTCCCTGGCTCTGTACCCTGCACGATGATGCGGCCCTGCACGGTGTCTCGGCCCTTGGAGTTCTCCGCCTCACACTCGTAGGTGCCCTCATCCTCAAAGCTGACGCTGGGGATCTGCAGGGTGGGCTCAGCTGTGGTCCACTGCGGGGACAGGGAGCCGTCCACTTTGCGCCACTTGATCCGGGGGACAGGGCTGGCAGGAGAGACAAAGCCAGAGGGTGTGGGCTGAGCTGGGCCTACCCCTCCAGTGCCCGCAGCTCCTCATACCCAGACTCTCAGGCCCTCCTGAGATGCTGGGCCTGGGAggaacagagggagagagggtggCTTCTGGCTGATCCTCACTCTCCTCTCCCAGGTAGGCTCGGAGCACATGCAGGGAAGGGGCAAGAGGCAGGGCTGCTCTACCCATCCCCCCTGCAACAACCCTGGAGCCAATGAAGCTGGGCTTCTGCGGGGTCTGCACCCTGAAGCTGGCCTGCCCTCTCCCGCACTGGTCACCATGCCTCTGGGTCTGCCCTCCGCCACAGTGGCCTGTGACCTGGGTCTTTAcgggttctcttttctgttgcCTCTACAGGGCAGGCCTTGCCCCTACTTTGAAAGGGACTTTAGATAGTAGTAATCTGTGCACTAAAACGGACTGAGGTATCAGTTTTAATGGGTTAATATATTCCCCTTCCacatgcttttcttctttttctttttttttcttttttttttttttttttttgagacggagtctcactctgtcacctaggctggagtgcagtggggcaatctcggctcactgcaagctccacctcccgggttcacgccattctcctgcctcagcctcccgagcagctgggactacaggcacccgccaccacacctggctagttttttttgtatttttagtagagactggatttcaccgtgctagccaggatggtctcgatctcctgacctcatgatcttcccacctcggcctcccaaagtgctgggattacagacatgaaccaccgcacctggcccccctTCCACATGCTTTTCATGTGGATTTTCTGGAAGCCCAAAACTTCCCACAAGGCAGAGATTCTCCCAGGTAACCACAGGAGATAGTTGAGGGAGGAGGGGGCCAAAGTACAAatcacattctttctttcatactacaaacatttattgagcacctgctatttGCTTAGCCCTGTTCTAGTGAATCCTTCTTCTAGGAGTACGAGAAAGAGAACACTTTCTGCTGCTATTCTCAAATAGATCACTGTTAACATTCACGGAACACTTAACTAaattccaggcactgttctaagtatcTCACATATATGAActgatttaatcctcatgacaaccctatgaggtaggtactattatcaccaccataaagaaactgaggcacagagaggttaggcaGTTTACCCAAGGTCTGcgggtggcagagctgggatctgaatGAGACAGACAGGGTTGGAGTCTGTACACTGTGCTGCCTGCCTCCAGCCCTGGGTGTTACTCAAGCTGTCTGAGCCTGCCATGCACTGCTGGAAGACCAAGTGATCCTGGCCATGGAAGGCCCCTGGCATATGCGATGCCTCACCCAGAGAGTTACTGTCCAGTGAGTGGTGGTCGATACCCACTGTGTGCCCAGTACTTTGCTAGACCCTGTGAGGGACACCAAGATAAGAGCCCTGACTCTGCCTGCCCTCACCCTGGGGTCACCTGTGCCCCCGAGAGACCGTGCCCTGCTTCCCCTCCCTCTTCACACTCACTTCCCAAAGGCGAAGCACTCCAGGGTGACCTGCTGCCCCACCAGTGCATAGGTCTCTGCTGGGAACCGGGCCTTGATGCTGGGTGCAAAGAGCCGGGTATCTGGGGAGAGAGGGTTTTACAAATCAGATGCAGATGACTCCAGGTCAGGTGCTCCCGTGCATGGGATCTCAGCACCTTTCAGAGCCAACTCTGTCTAGGCAGCTGTGTGGAATCTCCTTGAGGCCTGGGGCAAGGGCCTCAGGatttgaagcaggaggatctggGGGTCCAGGGCCTGGAATCAGTGCCCTGCAAGCTGATCTTCCAATCTCCAAAGGAAAAACCCTTTTCCCAATGCCCGCTGACCCTTCCAGTTCCCTCCCTCCAGCCACGCCTGGCCAAGCCTGACCTTCAGCAGCCAGGTTGAGCTGAGCAAACTTGCTGAAGACGCTCTTGGTGGAGAAGTCCATGTGGCTGGTGGCCAAACAGGAGTAGTTGCCCAGGTCTGAGGCATTGGTTCGGGCAATGTACAGGTTCCCTGTGGTCTGGGACACGAAGTGACGCCCGTCCGTCGGGATGAAGTTGGGGAACTCGTTGAGGAGCCAGCGGTAGGACAAGCCTAGGATGTGAGGAGTTTGAGGAAACCAGGGGGTGCTGGGCTAACAGGGCCACTCTGGGTGGGACCCCAGCATGCTGGTGCGGTTCTGCAAGCCCTGTCCTGACAGCCACCATGCTCTGAACTGGGGCTAAGGGGAGACCTAGAGGGAAGAAGCGACTTtattcctgccctcagggagcgcTAAGTCTGCCAGGGATCGCAGCCCTCAGGGGCCACCCAGTTTGAAGGCGGAAGCAGGGCACAACGATGGAAAATGACAGACCTATAAAGGAAACACAGATCATTTAAAGTTAGGGTCCCAGGGATGGGTGCTTCTAAGGGTCATTTCCAGGGGTCTCCTTTTATTCCATCCTTCCTCTGCCAAGCATCTGGAAGCCCTTCCTGTGCCCTTTCTAACCCTGGCCCCAGGTCTGGACTCACCTGGGTAGTGGGCAGGTGGGTTACAGGGCAACATCACCCCCCAGCCTTCATGAGTTTTCACTGGGTCTCGCTCCTCCTTGGAGAATTCCTGCAGAACTGGAGGCAGAGACCAGGGGCTCAGGCACTGTCCTCCTGGCCTGAGAGCCCCTCCCTGACTCATCCTTCACAGAGAAGCAGCAGTTCACTAAGGCATGTCATGTGAGGTCAGGAAGGCCCGGCTTGAGGGTGTCACTTATCCTTTCTCAGTAATTTCTCCTagccccctctccccctcccccaaagtGTCTCGGTCCCCCGCGGGTCTCACAGCCAAAGCGGAGGATGGCCTCCCTGCTGACGACGGTGCCCACTGGGTTGGAGGCCAGGCACTGGTAGACCCCGGCATCCTGTGCCTTGGTGGGGTTCATGATGACCAGGTTGCCCCCCACCAGCTGGTGACGGGAACCTGGCTCCAGCTTCATCTCGGTACCATTCATCTTCCACCTGCAGCaggggacagaggaaggggaccTCTGAGTCCTGCCTGGTGGCAGGGCTGATGAGAGGGAAAGTTCAACGGCTGCCCAGGGCCTCCCAGCACCCACTGCAGAGGCCTTACCGATAGGTGGCTGGAGGGCTGGCCCGGGCGCGGCATGCCAGCAACACCTGCTCCTCCGTGGACTCCTCTGGGAATAGCACACTGAGGGGCTGGTCTTCAAAGACAGGCCCGAAGGTGGTTTGGGATCCCAGGGCTGAACTCCAAGCTGCAGGTGATGACACCACCAGATGCCTCAGAGCCTTGGCCTGGCTGGAGCCTGGCCTCTTGGGCTGTGCTGTCCAGTAAAACTTTCTCTGATGATGGGAATGTCCCATTTTCTGCACTGTTCAATGTGGTAACCACTAGCCACGTagggctattgagcacttgacaTGTGGCTATTGCGACTGAAGAacgacattttacattttatattacttaattaatttaaatttgaatttaaataggCTGGGCAGGCCCCATCTGGCCATACTAGTTCAATCAATCACCCATCCTACACTTAGGTATTGAGCACCTGCTCTATACCCAGCACTGGGCTAGAGACTGGCTTGTAAAGATGATTAAGACACAGTCCCTCTTCTTCAAGGGGCTTGCGGTCCAAGGAGGGAGACAGGAAATTGACAGTGCAAGGTAGCAAATGCCATAAAGTTCAAGATGCTGGGGCCTCAGAATGGAAGCAGTTCTACCTCCCAGGGGGCTTTCAAGGGACCCTTACAGAAGAACTGATCTGTGGGGTGTGAGGTGCATGAGACATCGCCAGCCACAAACATGCAGAGAGGATGTGTGTCCCTGGAGCCTAATACCCTTACTGGGGCAGTGTGGACCAACGAGGCCTGGGCCTGGGGACTAGGCTGGCCCTCTActagctgtgggaccttgggAAAGTTATAGAACTCTTCTGAGCCTCAGTATCTTCACCTGTGAAATGAAAAGAATATGAGTTCACCTCCCAGGGTCTGCATGAGGATTCAGCCAGACAAACCCTTGGAAGGTGGCGGGCACGGAGAGTGTGCTCAGCAGATGTGTGCTGGAGCCACGTgtggggtggggacttggaggagAAGGATTGCCTTatggtgggtggagggtgggcaGTTTGCTTTGGTGGCAGTTTTATACAATTCCAGTATCACAATTCAAGAAATGTTCAGAAAAGGGAGTGACTTGCCCATGGTCACCCAGCAAGTCTGTGGCACAGACAGATCAATTTCTCCTGAGCTTGGTGGACCAATGAGCACCACACAGGCAAATGGGGCAGACTCCTCTCTCTTCATGCATCATTGTCCtgctgcagggcagggcaggggatgAAGAGCCACAGATTGGCCGGACATCACACCTGCCCTTCGACAGGGCTGGGGTGGGCTCTCTGCTGACTGGTGGGGCCAGTCCGTTTTGCTTCTGCGGTGTCAGGTGGGAGCCAGGCTATCCCTAATTGGCTTCTACCTCTTAACGCAACTGATTTCAGGCCTTCCTTCGTGGGTCATGGGGAAAGGGATCCCCATTAACCAATTAGTTCCTTTCCCAGCGCATCCAGCCATCAGTCCTCTTCCAGGGGTAGGGGGTGGCCCCATGCTGCAGCTGAGGCCCAGCCTTGGCCCCCTGGGAGTGAGGGCAGCTGCTAAGTAGCTCTCAGAATGAGGTAG includes these proteins:
- the CNTN2 gene encoding contactin-2; this encodes MGTATRRKPHLLLVAAVALVSSSAWSSALGSQTTFGPVFEDQPLSVLFPEESTEEQVLLACRARASPPATYRWKMNGTEMKLEPGSRHQLVGGNLVIMNPTKAQDAGVYQCLASNPVGTVVSREAILRFGFLQEFSKEERDPVKTHEGWGVMLPCNPPAHYPGLSYRWLLNEFPNFIPTDGRHFVSQTTGNLYIARTNASDLGNYSCLATSHMDFSTKSVFSKFAQLNLAAEDTRLFAPSIKARFPAETYALVGQQVTLECFAFGNPVPRIKWRKVDGSLSPQWTTAEPTLQIPSVSFEDEGTYECEAENSKGRDTVQGRIIVQAQPEWLKVISDTEADIGSNLRWGCAAAGKPRPTVRWLRNGEPLASQNRVEVLAGDLRFSKLSLEDSGMYQCVAENKHGTIYASAELAVQALAPDFRLNPVRRLIPAARGGEIVIPCQPRAAPKAVVLWSKGTEILVNSSRVTVTPDGTLIIRNISRSDEGKYTCFAENFMGKANSTGILSVRDATKITLAPSSADINLGDNLTLQCHASHDPTMDLTFTWTLDDFPIDFDKPGGHYRRTNVKETIGDLTILNAQLRHGGKYTCMAQTVVDSASKEATVLVRGPPGPPGGVVVRDIGDTTIQLSWSRGFDNHSPIAKYTLQARTPPAGKWKQVRTNPANIEGNAETAQVLGLTPWMDYEFRVIASNILGTGEPSGPSSKIRTREAAPSVAPSGLSGGGGAPGELIVNWTPMSREYQNGDGFGYLLSFRRQGSTHWQTARVPGADAQYFVYSNESVRPYTPFEVKIRSYNRRGDGPESLTALVYSAEEEPRVAPTKVWAKGVSSSEMNVTWEPVQQDMNGILLGYEIRYWKAGDKEAAADRVRTAGLDTSARVSGLHPNTKYHVTVRAYNRAGTGPASPSANATTMKPPPRRPPGNISWTFSSSSLSIKWDPVVPFRNESAVTGYKMLYQNDLHLTPTLHLTSKNWIEIPVPEDIGHALVQIRTTGPGGDGIPAEVHIVRNGGTSMMVENMAVRPAPHPGTVISHSVAMLILIGSLEL